One Leopardus geoffroyi isolate Oge1 chromosome B1, O.geoffroyi_Oge1_pat1.0, whole genome shotgun sequence DNA window includes the following coding sequences:
- the EREG gene encoding proepiregulin — translation MEARRAGRVPALLLCLGCHLLQAVFGTTVIPSCIPGESEDNCTALVQTEDNPRVAQVSITKCGSDMNGFCLHGQCIYLVDMSENYCRCEVGYTGVRCEHFFLTVQQPLSKEYVALTVILVFLFLVIVAGSMYYFCRWYRNQKSKEPKKEYERVTSGDPALPQV, via the exons ATGGAGGCGCGACGCGCGGGCCGCGTCCCCGCGCTGCTGCTGTGCCTGG GTTGCCATCTTCTCCAAGCAGTTTTCGGCACCACCGTGATTCCTTCATGCATCCCAGGAGAATCCGAAGATAACTGTACAGCTTTAG TTCAGACAGAAGACAATCCACGTGTGGCTCAAGTGTCAATAACAAAGTGTGGCTCTGACATGAATGGCTTCTGTTTGCATGGACAGTGCATCTACCTGGTGGACATGAGTGAAAATTATTGCAg GTGTGAAGTGGGTTACACTGGGGTCCGCTGCGAGCACTTCTTTTTAACCGTCCAACAGCCCTTGAGCAAAGAATATGTCGCTTTGACTGTGATTCTCGTTTTCTTGTTTCTCGTCATCGTTGCCGGTTCCATGTACTACTTCTGCAGATG GTACAGAAATCAAAAGAGTAAAGAACCAAAGAAGGAATACGAAAGGGTGACGTCAGGGGATCCAGCATTGCCACAAGTCTGA